The window GGTCCTTGGTTCCTCTAGCTTCTGAGAAAACAGATAGTGGACTTCCTCCGGTCTTTACCGGCACAAGTCGCAAATCCACGCTCATGATATCTCCCAATACTGTTACTGCGCCCCATAAAGCATAATCCCATCCCCTGGCAATTCCTGTGCGCTTTGCTTGATCATCAGAGTGTAATGTCTCTCGTTCGACCGCAACCTTTATTCCCTGCTTTAGGAGTTCCTCTTCTAGCGAAGTAACAATTGCCTTTTGTATAGCCTCCCCATCTTTTGCCCCATGTAACATTGGAGAAGAAATGCCCACCAGCACTTCTTTTCTTTCCTGAGCCGTGGCTATTGCTGCGCTGAAGATTAAAAGCGTTATAACAAACGTGATAACCTTAATAGATTTGATTTGCATTCCTTACTCCTGGCTGTTGTTTTAACGCCTTACATATTTAACCATTAAACCATGGACGGTATCATTACTTTTCCTGTATCAACCGCCCATCTACCAGTCTCAGCGATCTATGCATCATGGACGCTAGTTCCATGTTGTGGGTTACCACGACCATTGTCAACCCTAATTCCTCGTTAAGTTCGACAAGCATTTTATGAATTGTTCGGCTGGTGCGGCTGTCGAGGTTTCCTGTGGGTTCATCGGCGAGAAGAACCGGAGGAGATAGGACAAGTGCTCTAGCAATTGCAACTCTTTGCTGTTCCCCGCCAGAAAGTTCACCAACACGGCGTAAAAGACAATGTCCAAGCCCGAGCCGCTCAAGCCAGTTAACGGCTTTCTCTCTAAGTTTAGATCGAGAACAACCGGCGATAATCCCCGGCATCATAACGTTTTCCAGAGCATTGAATTCAGGCAACAGATAGTGGAATTGAAAAACGAATCCGACGTGAGTATTTCTAAAGTGAGCGCGTTTTTCATCGCTAAAAGCTAGCACATCCTGTCCGTTGTAATAAACCCGCCCCGCAGTTGGTCTGTCCAAAAGCCCCAAGATGTGAAGAAGAGTTGATTTGCCAACTCCAGATGCTCCCGTAATTGCTACTCTTTCTCCGCTTCTCACCGCCAAATCCAGATCTCTAAAAACTTCCACCTGTTTAATG of the Thermodesulforhabdaceae bacterium genome contains:
- a CDS encoding ABC transporter ATP-binding protein: MNEKRSEASLIQAVGLTKVYGEGIKQVEVFRDLDLAVRSGERVAITGASGVGKSTLLHILGLLDRPTAGRVYYNGQDVLAFSDEKRAHFRNTHVGFVFQFHYLLPEFNALENVMMPGIIAGCSRSKLREKAVNWLERLGLGHCLLRRVGELSGGEQQRVAIARALVLSPPVLLADEPTGNLDSRTSRTIHKMLVELNEELGLTMVVVTHNMELASMMHRSLRLVDGRLIQEK